From a region of the Nonlabens sp. Hel1_33_55 genome:
- a CDS encoding caspase family protein: MTVKITHLFIILFLFSLITLGQELQVGLPIGHSSMINSSKFSADGKYIVTTSFDETARVWETSSSKLLHTFVGHSANLLDAEFSHNGKMVVTASSDNTAKVWETATGKLLLTLKGHSKTVRSATFNPDDSNIVTISADNTIKVWKTDNGKLLRTLKEHTDWVLSVEFSPDGKSILTSSRDSTAIIWDARSKRLLKRLKGHTNIVTSAKFSPNGKQIMTSSYDSTSRLWETSTGRLINELKGHRRKIEASLISPNGKTAVTVSGDQTAIIWDLKSARILQVLKGHTGSIISLDISKDGRNIATGSEDGTARIWEADTGILKKTLDNGSFVNSINFSSNGQNIMTSSQSDSTLLWDVLSGRLLHKFEGVVLRVNSAKVSADGNKLLISSYGNKLLIREISTGKKVQTLQSNKGSFRNLEISPSGNYALTSYLGIAELWDIISGKLLHQFEGHKVNDYTYEIKSIAINPNEESILIASNNRASLYDIISGKLLKTYVGGTKDIKTISFSPDGKTIAMSSDRDLQLFKTVYGRPLIKGVLKHSSGDVQDVQFSPDGQKVATSTYDKGYIWDATSFELLTILDGHQGFVNSIHFSPDGQNIVTSSDDKTASIWSVASGKLIHTLNGHDDLVNSALYNPNGNFIVTASDDGSIIHWDSKTGKQLIRQFIFDDEDYILFLPDGYYSGSKNAVTNLYYKKELQTLGFEQLDIKYNRPDKVLEVLGTINNTPDTIMIRAYKKAWQKRVKKLKIDTTSFTEIFSLPQSKITNRESIAFDQNKSELELSLKSSDSLYALDRINVWVNEVPLYGKNGISLKERVSNTIDTTVTLELSNGINKIEASVFNMNGTESYRRPLYINFQTKELTKEKLYFVGIGIDNYKEKGHDLNYSVKDIRDLSKQLKVRYNQNIAIDTLFDKNVTVENILKLKDKLQKTKVDDKVIISFSGHGLLSNDLDYYLGTYDVNFSDPEKNGLPYEDLEFLLDGIPSRKKLLLIDACHSGEVDKDEVEAIAKVENLKPGLKGSIGVRNKNVKMGMKNSFELMKELFNNVDRATGATVISAAAGTQFAQERGELKNGVFTYCILNQLKRKESISVSELKRLVSKQVVALTNGLQQPTSRNQTIENDWKVW, encoded by the coding sequence ATGACGGTAAAAATTACACACCTTTTCATCATTCTATTCTTATTCTCCTTGATAACGTTAGGCCAAGAACTACAAGTAGGCTTGCCAATAGGTCATAGCTCAATGATCAATTCATCTAAATTTAGTGCAGATGGCAAGTATATAGTGACTACATCTTTTGATGAAACCGCTCGTGTTTGGGAAACTTCTTCCAGTAAGTTATTGCATACCTTCGTGGGGCATTCAGCCAATCTTCTTGATGCTGAATTTAGTCATAACGGTAAAATGGTTGTAACTGCCTCTAGCGATAATACAGCCAAAGTTTGGGAAACAGCAACAGGGAAATTATTACTTACACTAAAAGGGCACTCAAAAACAGTAAGATCTGCTACATTTAATCCAGATGACAGCAATATAGTAACCATATCGGCAGATAATACAATTAAGGTTTGGAAAACAGATAACGGTAAATTATTACGAACTCTTAAGGAACATACAGACTGGGTGCTTTCAGTTGAATTCAGTCCAGATGGTAAGTCTATTTTGACTTCGTCTCGTGACAGCACTGCAATAATTTGGGATGCAAGATCAAAAAGGCTTTTAAAGAGACTAAAAGGACACACTAATATTGTTACCTCTGCAAAATTTAGCCCAAATGGTAAACAAATTATGACTTCATCTTACGACAGTACTTCTAGGCTTTGGGAAACTAGTACAGGCAGGTTAATTAACGAACTTAAAGGTCATAGGCGTAAAATTGAAGCGTCACTAATTAGTCCCAACGGAAAAACCGCCGTTACGGTTTCAGGGGATCAAACTGCGATAATCTGGGATCTCAAATCAGCTAGAATTCTTCAAGTTCTTAAAGGCCATACCGGTTCCATTATATCTCTAGACATTAGTAAAGACGGTAGGAATATTGCTACTGGTTCAGAAGATGGTACAGCTCGTATTTGGGAAGCTGATACTGGAATTCTGAAAAAGACCCTGGATAACGGCTCATTTGTAAACTCTATTAATTTTAGCTCGAACGGTCAGAATATAATGACCTCATCTCAATCTGATTCCACTCTACTATGGGATGTTTTGTCTGGAAGACTTCTACATAAGTTTGAAGGGGTTGTTCTGCGGGTTAACTCAGCAAAAGTAAGTGCCGATGGAAATAAGTTATTGATATCTAGTTACGGTAATAAACTACTAATAAGGGAAATCAGTACAGGAAAAAAAGTTCAAACACTACAAAGTAATAAAGGATCATTTCGTAACTTAGAAATAAGTCCTAGTGGGAATTACGCCTTGACCTCTTACTTAGGAATCGCAGAGCTTTGGGACATCATTTCTGGTAAACTATTACACCAATTTGAGGGCCATAAGGTTAATGATTATACTTATGAGATTAAATCAATAGCGATAAATCCTAATGAGGAGTCTATATTGATTGCCTCTAACAATCGTGCATCTCTGTATGATATTATCTCAGGAAAATTATTGAAAACATACGTTGGAGGCACTAAAGATATAAAAACAATCTCTTTTAGTCCTGATGGTAAAACGATTGCTATGTCATCTGATCGAGATTTACAATTATTCAAAACAGTGTATGGCAGGCCTCTAATAAAAGGCGTTCTTAAACATTCGAGTGGCGATGTGCAGGATGTTCAATTCAGTCCTGATGGGCAGAAAGTTGCTACATCTACTTACGATAAAGGTTACATTTGGGATGCTACCTCTTTCGAACTCTTAACAATACTTGATGGACATCAGGGTTTTGTTAATTCAATTCATTTCAGCCCTGATGGTCAGAACATTGTTACTTCTTCTGATGATAAGACCGCATCAATCTGGAGCGTCGCTTCTGGAAAGTTGATTCACACTCTTAATGGTCATGATGATTTAGTCAATTCAGCATTGTATAATCCAAATGGAAATTTTATAGTTACAGCTTCTGACGATGGTTCGATCATACACTGGGACTCCAAAACAGGCAAACAGTTGATTCGTCAATTTATTTTTGATGATGAGGATTACATATTATTTCTACCAGATGGATATTACTCGGGATCAAAAAATGCAGTTACTAATCTTTACTATAAAAAAGAACTTCAAACACTTGGTTTCGAGCAACTAGACATAAAGTACAACCGACCTGATAAAGTTTTAGAAGTTTTAGGTACTATAAATAATACACCAGACACTATAATGATAAGGGCCTATAAAAAGGCATGGCAAAAAAGAGTCAAAAAGCTCAAAATCGATACCACTAGCTTTACCGAAATTTTTTCCTTACCACAAAGCAAAATTACTAATAGAGAGTCAATTGCTTTTGATCAAAATAAATCTGAACTAGAGCTTAGTTTAAAAAGCTCAGATAGCCTTTATGCTCTTGACCGAATCAATGTTTGGGTCAATGAGGTTCCCTTATATGGGAAAAATGGAATTTCTTTAAAAGAAAGAGTATCAAACACCATTGATACCACAGTTACCCTAGAACTGTCAAACGGGATCAACAAAATAGAAGCATCTGTTTTTAATATGAACGGCACTGAAAGTTACAGACGTCCTTTATATATTAATTTTCAGACAAAAGAACTAACAAAAGAAAAACTTTATTTTGTTGGAATTGGCATAGATAATTATAAGGAAAAAGGTCACGATTTGAATTATTCCGTAAAGGATATCAGAGATCTATCGAAACAACTTAAGGTGAGGTATAATCAAAATATAGCAATTGATACCTTATTTGACAAAAATGTTACGGTTGAAAACATATTAAAACTCAAAGACAAATTACAAAAAACCAAAGTTGACGATAAGGTGATCATCAGTTTTTCAGGTCATGGTTTACTGAGTAATGATTTAGATTATTATCTAGGTACCTATGATGTAAATTTTAGTGATCCTGAAAAAAATGGATTACCCTATGAAGACTTAGAGTTTTTACTGGATGGAATACCATCTCGAAAAAAACTTTTGCTTATTGATGCCTGCCATAGCGGAGAAGTTGATAAAGACGAAGTTGAGGCAATCGCCAAAGTGGAAAACCTGAAACCAGGTTTAAAAGGTTCTATAGGCGTGCGAAATAAAAATGTGAAAATGGGTATGAAAAACAGTTTTGAGTTAATGAAAGAACTATTCAATAATGTGGATAGAGCGACAGGAGCAACTGTCATATCGGCTGCAGCTGGCACTCAATTTGCTCAAGAAAGAGGTGAACTTAAGAATGGAGTTTTCACCTACTGTATTCTAAACCAACTTAAAAGAAAAGAATCAATAAGTGTAAGCGAATTGAAAAGACTAGTAAGCAAACAAGTTGTAGCATTAACCAATGGTTTACAACAGCCCACAAGTCGCAATCAGACGATTGAAAATGACTGGAAAGTTTGGTGA